A portion of the Paenibacillus hamazuiensis genome contains these proteins:
- a CDS encoding glycosyltransferase family 4 protein gives MRIVHVAPYCETVPPPRDGGTERAIHELTEGLAAKGHEVILFAPPGSSSSGKLISYPEQPISEEDIGKFVLGTLPEGADLIHDHTFSSAIGKMNLPIPTVCTMHLTNNNGVRHPVYVSRRALEQTGKNIGHFIYNGLRFEQYQFSDLKDNYLLFMGRIIREKGILLALDIAERTNRRLIIAGPKHDPELFRTMIEPRLLANPNLIYVGSVGGQQKQDLLKHADCVLFPSLWEEPFGLVMIEAMACGTRVLALNTGSVPEVMAGFPQLICRSPEEMVNKLLFDVPQISPYALRQYVVSRFSAEVMTERYVDYYLKVIRETPRAAAAPAEAVGTPAAGQPEPVPMPPTDAPPAPLMPNPAPPVVSHAGRRRGRSHKSLRFSRKQAAGKQASRRQPGKPAANKAKAPRTKRKKSAVVRPAGRGSRKIKKTA, from the coding sequence ATGAGAATCGTCCATGTGGCTCCTTATTGCGAAACAGTACCTCCCCCGAGAGACGGCGGCACAGAGAGGGCCATACACGAGCTGACGGAGGGTTTGGCAGCCAAAGGGCATGAGGTCATTTTATTCGCCCCTCCGGGCAGCAGCAGCAGCGGCAAGCTGATCAGCTACCCGGAGCAGCCGATCAGCGAGGAGGATATCGGAAAATTCGTCCTGGGGACGCTCCCCGAGGGCGCCGATCTGATCCACGACCATACGTTTTCCTCCGCCATCGGGAAAATGAATTTGCCGATCCCGACCGTCTGCACGATGCATTTGACGAACAACAACGGCGTCCGTCATCCGGTGTATGTCAGCCGAAGGGCGCTTGAGCAAACCGGCAAAAACATAGGGCATTTCATCTATAACGGGCTAAGGTTCGAACAGTATCAGTTTTCCGATCTGAAGGACAATTATTTGCTGTTCATGGGCAGAATCATTCGGGAAAAAGGCATTTTGCTCGCGCTCGATATCGCCGAAAGGACAAACCGAAGGCTGATCATTGCAGGTCCTAAGCATGATCCTGAGCTGTTCCGCACAATGATCGAACCGCGTCTGCTCGCGAATCCGAATCTCATCTACGTCGGTTCCGTAGGCGGACAGCAAAAGCAGGATTTATTGAAGCACGCCGACTGCGTACTCTTTCCCAGCCTATGGGAGGAGCCGTTCGGCCTCGTGATGATTGAGGCGATGGCTTGCGGCACCCGGGTGCTTGCTCTGAACACCGGCTCCGTTCCCGAGGTGATGGCCGGCTTTCCCCAATTGATATGCCGATCTCCCGAGGAAATGGTGAATAAACTGCTCTTCGACGTGCCGCAAATCTCTCCTTACGCTTTGCGGCAGTATGTGGTGAGCCGTTTCTCCGCCGAAGTCATGACCGAACGGTACGTCGATTACTACCTCAAGGTCATCCGGGAAACTCCGCGGGCTGCGGCAGCGCCTGCGGAAGCTGTCGGCACCCCGGCTGCCGGGCAGCCGGAGCCCGTGCCCATGCCGCCGACTGATGCGCCCCCCGCTCCGCTTATGCCGAATCCCGCCCCTCCTGTCGTTTCGCATGCCGGGCGGAGACGCGGAAGGAGCCACAAATCGCTGCGCTTTAGCCGGAAGCAGGCGGCGGGAAAACAGGCCAGCCGGCGTCAGCCGGGCAAACCGGCGGCGAATAAAGCCAAAGCTCCCCGGACCAAAAGAAAGAAATCCGCTGTCGTCCGACCCGCCGGCAGAGGTTCGAGGAAAATTAAAAAAACGGCCTGA
- a CDS encoding glycosyltransferase family 2 protein gives MLTTPVALFIFKRPETTARVFEEIRKAQPQTLFVIADGPRADRPGEAEECMAARAVVSQVDWPCDVRTNFSDVNLGCDVRITSGLDWLFGQVEEAIVLEDDCLPHPTFFPFCQELLEHYRHDSRVMMISGNNFQAGRKRTGASYYYSRLFHIWGWATWRRAWQHFDAGLARWPEIRGGGWLADVLADPLAARFFGYIYDRCHAGEINPWDYRWNFSCWLQNGVSIAPNVNLVSNIGFGADAVHATNPDDRLAEIPVQAMEFPLAHPGFMIPDTVADRRTMQQQFYLPEDKAGRHGAAAQTDPVAPTGQQPDKPHGRASARAGKKRRRHRRTARRSRTARRMRQKRRPPRKRRRPV, from the coding sequence ATGTTGACAACCCCTGTTGCCTTATTCATCTTTAAAAGGCCGGAAACGACTGCCCGCGTATTTGAAGAGATCCGCAAAGCTCAGCCGCAAACGCTGTTTGTGATCGCCGACGGCCCCCGGGCCGATCGGCCCGGGGAGGCGGAGGAGTGCATGGCCGCCCGCGCTGTCGTCAGCCAGGTCGATTGGCCTTGCGATGTTCGCACGAATTTTTCGGACGTAAATCTCGGGTGCGACGTCCGCATTACGAGCGGGCTGGATTGGCTGTTTGGCCAGGTGGAGGAAGCGATCGTCCTGGAAGACGACTGTTTGCCCCATCCGACGTTTTTCCCGTTTTGCCAGGAGCTGCTCGAACATTACCGCCACGATTCCCGGGTGATGATGATCTCGGGAAACAACTTTCAGGCCGGCCGCAAACGGACCGGGGCGAGCTATTATTATTCCCGGCTGTTTCACATATGGGGCTGGGCGACCTGGCGCCGGGCATGGCAGCATTTCGACGCCGGCCTTGCCCGGTGGCCCGAAATACGCGGCGGGGGTTGGCTCGCCGACGTGCTGGCCGACCCGCTGGCGGCGCGTTTTTTCGGGTACATTTATGACAGATGCCACGCAGGGGAAATCAATCCCTGGGATTACAGATGGAATTTCTCCTGCTGGTTGCAAAACGGAGTCAGTATCGCGCCGAACGTGAATCTGGTGAGCAACATCGGCTTTGGAGCGGATGCGGTCCATGCCACGAATCCGGACGACAGGTTGGCCGAAATTCCGGTGCAGGCGATGGAATTTCCGCTTGCGCATCCGGGTTTTATGATTCCGGATACGGTGGCTGACCGGCGTACGATGCAGCAGCAGTTTTATTTGCCCGAGGATAAAGCGGGCCGGCATGGGGCCGCAGCGCAGACGGACCCGGTCGCCCCGACCGGGCAGCAGCCGGATAAGCCGCACGGGCGGGCCTCGGCGCGTGCGGGCAAGAAGCGGCGCCGTCACAGGCGGACCGCTCGCCGCTCCAGAACGGCCAGGCGCATGCGGCAAAAACGCCGGCCACCCCGGAAGCGCAGACGTCCTGTTTGA
- a CDS encoding glycosyltransferase, whose amino-acid sequence MKVRIHSGKTRTPKAQPGKRRGKAFRRKKKPAAAGKANRLRKRRRTVSKKTKRKLRNGGMHGAAVSLDHPAPLPVSETAILRTYLPGVNLIGTSRAESGIGESCRLAAKSLQTTNIPYGIKNIAFSPSRTSDDSWAHKEIPEAIYKVNIIHMNADSLQAIDRSLLEGRYNIGVWHWELPDFPNEWLGAFDLVREVWAPSRFILESVSRKSTVPVLRIPHGIEVYVPEGIGRDFFGLPGGRFLFLSMYDTFSYAQRKNPHGAIEAFQSAFAPDDPGVGLVIKVNNPQSEIVETAAAELHKLRERVAGWSNIFLIEGTLSRAEVNALMNAADCFVSLHRSEGFGLGLAESMYLGKPVIGTNWSGNTDFMNSMNSCTVDYRLVPVGVDYGPYKAYQYWADPDIEHASHYMRRLVQDAAWRELIAGRGQATVRSEFSPQAAGALMAQRLRRMKLLG is encoded by the coding sequence ATGAAGGTGCGCATACATTCCGGAAAAACGCGGACCCCAAAGGCGCAGCCCGGCAAACGAAGAGGCAAGGCGTTTCGCAGGAAAAAGAAGCCGGCCGCAGCGGGCAAAGCCAATCGTTTGCGTAAACGGAGGCGGACCGTTTCGAAAAAAACGAAAAGGAAGCTCAGGAACGGAGGAATGCATGGAGCTGCTGTGTCCCTGGATCATCCGGCCCCTCTACCGGTCTCAGAAACCGCCATTTTGCGTACCTACCTGCCGGGCGTCAATCTGATCGGCACCTCGCGCGCCGAAAGCGGGATCGGGGAAAGCTGCAGGCTGGCCGCAAAGTCGCTTCAGACGACGAACATCCCGTACGGAATCAAAAACATTGCTTTTTCTCCTTCCCGAACCTCCGATGACTCGTGGGCCCATAAGGAAATCCCCGAGGCGATCTATAAGGTAAACATCATCCATATGAACGCCGACAGCCTGCAGGCGATCGACCGGAGCCTGCTTGAGGGCCGGTACAATATCGGCGTATGGCACTGGGAGCTTCCCGACTTTCCGAACGAATGGTTAGGAGCCTTTGATCTGGTTCGGGAGGTCTGGGCGCCGAGCAGGTTCATCCTCGAATCCGTTTCAAGAAAATCGACAGTCCCTGTTTTGCGCATACCCCATGGGATTGAGGTTTACGTTCCGGAAGGCATCGGACGGGATTTCTTCGGTTTGCCCGGAGGCCGCTTTCTGTTCCTCAGCATGTACGATACGTTCAGCTACGCCCAGCGGAAAAATCCCCACGGCGCAATCGAGGCATTCCAGAGCGCTTTCGCTCCGGACGATCCGGGTGTCGGGCTCGTCATTAAAGTCAATAACCCGCAGTCGGAGATCGTGGAAACGGCTGCGGCAGAGCTGCACAAGCTGAGGGAACGGGTTGCCGGTTGGAGCAATATTTTCCTGATCGAAGGCACACTCTCGCGGGCGGAAGTGAATGCGCTGATGAACGCGGCCGACTGTTTCGTATCGCTGCACCGTTCGGAAGGCTTCGGCCTCGGGCTGGCGGAATCGATGTATCTCGGGAAGCCGGTTATCGGCACGAACTGGTCCGGCAATACCGATTTTATGAACAGCATGAACTCGTGTACGGTTGACTATCGGCTCGTTCCGGTCGGCGTCGATTACGGACCGTATAAAGCATATCAATATTGGGCGGATCCCGATATCGAGCATGCGTCGCACTACATGCGCAGACTGGTTCAGGATGCGGCCTGGCGGGAGCTGATTGCAGGCAGAGGGCAAGCGACGGTCCGCAGCGAGTTCTCCCCCCAGGCGGCCGGGGCGTTGATGGCTCAACGGCTGCGACGCATGAAGCTGCTCGGCTGA
- a CDS encoding NAD-dependent epimerase/dehydratase family protein — translation MRFIVTGATGYIGSYLCRFLKARGHEVIVFSRALPEAFVKSLQPEGFIECDVTSEKLTQLKASADMIIHLASANEVVSRNVRAGIEISAFGTKQLLDFAVRNGIARFMFFSTLQVYGLEPVGTVSETTPVRPENDYALNHLFAEQYVAMYARKGLLQGAVIRPANVYGRFFSPTVSRWTMVPACFCKEALESRTITIRSSGKQHRSFISMENIARSCEAIIGRFPDEYGIYNAGSEHTLSILDVAHKVQRIYHELYTGDAELIVAGDAPQKPNRFSVSTAKLAACGYVPDESFTLEDAIRWLFEYLQSNGH, via the coding sequence ATGCGATTCATTGTCACGGGAGCAACCGGCTATATCGGCAGCTACCTGTGTCGCTTTTTGAAAGCCCGGGGGCATGAGGTTATCGTGTTTTCCAGGGCGCTGCCCGAAGCGTTCGTGAAAAGTCTGCAGCCGGAAGGGTTCATCGAATGCGATGTGACGTCGGAGAAGCTGACGCAGCTCAAAGCTTCGGCGGATATGATCATCCATCTGGCATCGGCCAACGAGGTCGTATCGCGAAACGTCCGGGCGGGCATCGAAATTTCCGCCTTTGGGACGAAGCAGCTGCTTGACTTTGCCGTCCGTAACGGCATCGCGCGTTTCATGTTTTTCTCGACGCTGCAGGTATACGGTCTCGAACCGGTGGGCACCGTCAGCGAAACGACGCCGGTTCGCCCGGAGAACGATTATGCGCTGAATCATCTTTTTGCCGAGCAGTATGTTGCCATGTATGCGAGGAAGGGGCTGCTGCAAGGGGCGGTCATCCGTCCTGCCAATGTGTACGGCCGCTTTTTCTCCCCGACCGTCAGCCGCTGGACGATGGTTCCGGCATGCTTCTGCAAGGAAGCGCTGGAGTCGCGAACGATCACGATTCGCTCTTCCGGCAAGCAGCACCGCAGCTTTATCAGTATGGAAAATATCGCGAGGTCTTGCGAAGCGATAATCGGCCGGTTTCCGGACGAATACGGGATTTACAATGCCGGATCGGAGCATACGCTCTCCATTTTGGATGTCGCGCACAAGGTGCAGCGCATTTATCATGAGCTTTACACAGGGGACGCCGAGCTCATCGTCGCGGGCGACGCGCCGCAGAAGCCGAACCGCTTCTCGGTATCCACCGCCAAGCTGGCGGCCTGCGGTTATGTGCCGGACGAAAGCTTTACGCTGGAGGACGCGATTCGTTGGCTGTTCGAATATTTGCAAAGCAACGGACATTAA
- a CDS encoding GDP-mannose 4,6-dehydratase has translation MKALITGISGFVGSHLAEFLLSRQVDVVGTIRQRSRMNHISHLQGRIRLVECELRDPFSVESLIGAEKPDLIFHLAAQSFVPTSWNSPIDTIHNNVAGQLNIFEAVRRYGVSCKIQIACSSEEYGHVEPHEVPIKETNPLRPLSPYGVSKCAQDFLAYQYHKSYGLHIVTTRTFNHTGPRRGENFVTSNFAKQIAEIEAGKKPPVLYVGNLDAKRDFTDVRDVVKAYWMALEKGVAGEVYNIASGRCCTIREMLEQLLGLSSVQIEIKEDPARLRPSDVEILLGDYTKFHNQTGWKPEIPFSQTLKDLLDYWRAQMV, from the coding sequence ATGAAAGCATTGATCACCGGGATTTCCGGTTTTGTGGGCAGCCATTTGGCCGAATTTTTGCTAAGCCGTCAGGTGGATGTGGTCGGCACCATTCGTCAGCGAAGCCGCATGAATCATATCTCCCATCTGCAGGGCCGCATTCGTCTGGTGGAATGCGAGCTAAGGGACCCGTTTTCGGTCGAATCGTTGATCGGCGCAGAAAAACCGGACCTTATTTTCCATCTGGCGGCGCAAAGCTTTGTTCCCACTTCGTGGAATTCGCCAATCGATACGATTCATAACAATGTCGCAGGACAATTGAATATTTTCGAAGCGGTTCGGCGTTACGGGGTTTCCTGCAAAATCCAGATCGCCTGCTCCAGCGAGGAATACGGCCATGTCGAGCCGCACGAGGTGCCGATCAAGGAGACGAATCCTTTACGTCCGCTCAGCCCGTACGGGGTCAGCAAATGCGCGCAGGATTTTCTGGCTTACCAATACCATAAAAGCTACGGGCTTCATATCGTGACCACCCGTACGTTCAACCATACGGGGCCGCGCCGGGGCGAAAATTTCGTGACCTCGAACTTCGCCAAACAAATCGCCGAAATCGAAGCGGGCAAGAAACCGCCGGTTCTCTACGTCGGGAATCTCGATGCCAAAAGAGACTTTACCGATGTGCGGGATGTGGTGAAAGCCTACTGGATGGCGCTGGAAAAAGGCGTCGCCGGCGAGGTATACAACATCGCGTCGGGCCGCTGCTGCACGATTCGCGAGATGCTGGAACAGCTGCTCGGTCTCAGCTCCGTTCAAATCGAAATCAAGGAAGATCCCGCGCGTCTTCGTCCTTCCGATGTGGAAATTTTGCTTGGCGATTATACCAAGTTTCATAACCAGACCGGCTGGAAGCCGGAAATCCCGTTCTCCCAAACGCTTAAAGACCTGCTTGATTATTGGAGAGCGCAGATGGTTTAA
- a CDS encoding mannose-1-phosphate guanylyltransferase: MKVVILAGGKGTRFWPRSTERRPKQFLSLTSDTETLLQQTYRRFLPFLGSEGIFVATSKEYMELVLEQLPGLEAEKLIVEPEARDTGPCMALIARHFLKLGVGDVLATVPSDQFVPQASELMDALREAEKTARFQGAIVTLGVVPTRPETGFGYIEAEKADPHSAQGGIRRVTAFIEKPDAARADELCRMPNVYWNSGIYCWTASTIAAQLQEHQPAMWQILGAGDEELPAIYAALPKISADYAIAEKAGSIYTIPIRFAWDDVGTWTSMERIFTPDEDGNIVQGAADRTELAGVKGCIVYTESKRTVLVGVKDLIVVETAEGLLICHKSQESHLKPMLAKTK; this comes from the coding sequence ATGAAGGTGGTTATTTTGGCTGGAGGAAAAGGTACCCGGTTTTGGCCGAGAAGCACGGAGCGCAGGCCCAAGCAGTTCCTGTCGCTCACCTCGGATACGGAGACGCTGCTGCAGCAAACATACCGCCGCTTTCTTCCGTTTTTAGGCAGCGAAGGGATCTTTGTGGCGACAAGCAAGGAGTATATGGAGCTCGTGCTGGAGCAGCTTCCGGGACTCGAAGCCGAGAAGCTGATTGTAGAACCCGAGGCGCGCGATACGGGTCCATGTATGGCGCTGATCGCACGCCATTTTTTGAAATTGGGCGTCGGCGACGTGCTCGCCACCGTGCCTTCCGATCAATTTGTCCCGCAGGCTTCCGAGCTGATGGACGCCTTGCGGGAAGCGGAGAAAACGGCGCGTTTTCAAGGCGCTATCGTTACCCTGGGCGTAGTGCCGACCCGTCCGGAAACCGGCTTCGGTTATATCGAAGCGGAGAAGGCGGATCCGCATTCCGCGCAAGGAGGGATCCGGCGGGTGACCGCTTTTATCGAAAAGCCCGATGCCGCGCGAGCCGACGAGCTGTGCCGGATGCCGAATGTGTATTGGAACAGCGGCATCTATTGCTGGACCGCCTCGACTATCGCGGCTCAGCTGCAGGAGCATCAGCCGGCTATGTGGCAGATCCTTGGGGCGGGCGATGAGGAACTGCCGGCAATTTACGCCGCCCTGCCGAAAATATCGGCGGATTACGCCATAGCGGAGAAGGCCGGGTCGATTTATACGATTCCGATTCGATTCGCGTGGGACGATGTGGGGACATGGACGTCCATGGAAAGAATTTTTACGCCGGATGAGGACGGCAACATCGTTCAAGGAGCGGCGGACCGGACTGAGCTGGCCGGCGTGAAGGGCTGCATCGTCTACACGGAAAGCAAGCGGACCGTATTGGTCGGGGTCAAGGATCTGATTGTCGTCGAAACTGCGGAAGGCTTGCTCATCTGCCATAAATCGCAGGAATCTCACCTGAAGCCGATGCTCGCGAAAACCAAGTAA